A stretch of Sphingobacteriales bacterium DNA encodes these proteins:
- a CDS encoding (Fe-S)-binding protein, with the protein MTEVDVFIPCYIDQLFPETAWNTIKVLERCGCKVFYNTNQTCCGQPAFNAGYKDEAIKVARKFLRDFSAKRYIVVPSGSCVGMIRNSYEELFDNSSQRTHFKAIQSKTFELTEFLVKILKVTDIGAEFHAKITYHDSCTALRELGLKEEPRMLLRHVRGLELVEMNESETCCGFGGTFSIKMEPISSAMAEQKVLNAVSTEAEYVVGTDVSCLMHLDGYARKQKQPVKFLHIADVLAQGY; encoded by the coding sequence ATGACAGAAGTTGATGTTTTTATTCCCTGTTATATCGATCAGTTATTCCCTGAAACAGCATGGAATACCATAAAAGTACTTGAGAGGTGCGGTTGCAAGGTTTTTTACAATACCAATCAGACTTGCTGCGGACAGCCGGCTTTCAATGCAGGGTACAAAGATGAGGCAATTAAGGTGGCACGTAAATTTTTACGCGATTTTTCCGCTAAAAGATACATTGTCGTTCCTTCCGGTTCCTGTGTAGGGATGATTCGAAACAGTTATGAAGAATTGTTTGATAACAGTTCGCAGCGTACTCATTTCAAGGCTATTCAAAGTAAAACATTTGAACTGACGGAGTTTCTGGTGAAAATTTTAAAAGTAACCGACATAGGTGCAGAGTTTCATGCGAAAATCACTTACCATGATTCCTGTACTGCCTTGCGTGAACTTGGTTTAAAAGAAGAACCCCGTATGCTTCTCCGGCATGTCAGGGGTCTTGAACTGGTTGAAATGAATGAAAGTGAAACCTGCTGCGGATTTGGGGGAACTTTTTCCATTAAAATGGAGCCTATTTCAAGCGCCATGGCAGAGCAAAAGGTTCTGAATGCTGTCAGTACGGAAGCGGAATATGTTGTAGGCACCGATGTCAGTTGTCTGATGCACCTCGATGGATATGCCAGAAAGCAAAAACAACCGGTCAAATTTCTTCATATTGCCGATGTTCTTGCCCAGGGTTATTGA
- a CDS encoding RluA family pseudouridine synthase, with protein MNNEAETLKEDFYEHYQFTVDKGQDLLRIDKFLQNRIANSSRTKIQEAARCGCVLVNGKAVKSNYKVKPLDQISIIWHEPPVEIDLIPENIPVDIVYEDDYLIVVNKQAGMVVHPAYANYTGTLVNALLYHLQHLPSGNTQDYRPGLVHRIDKDTSGLLVVAKTEFAMTYLARQFYEHSIERKYIALVWGIVEKEEGTIAASLIRDPKDRRRVITTHEPEKGKSAITHYRVLERFAYVTLLECRLETGRTHQIRAHLKSIGHPLFNDEMYGGSEIVSGPSFSKYQQFVANCFRLMPRQALHAATLGFRHPESGQMIRFDSELPADFQAVLEKWKKFGQ; from the coding sequence ATGAATAATGAAGCAGAAACGCTGAAAGAAGATTTTTATGAACATTATCAATTTACTGTTGACAAAGGTCAGGACTTGTTGCGCATTGATAAATTTTTGCAAAACAGGATTGCCAATTCCAGTCGTACCAAAATACAGGAGGCAGCCCGTTGCGGATGTGTATTGGTCAATGGTAAAGCAGTTAAAAGCAATTACAAGGTCAAACCGCTCGATCAGATCAGCATTATCTGGCATGAGCCGCCCGTTGAAATTGACCTTATCCCTGAGAATATTCCTGTTGATATTGTTTATGAAGATGATTATCTGATTGTTGTAAATAAGCAGGCCGGAATGGTTGTCCATCCTGCCTATGCCAATTATACCGGAACGCTTGTCAATGCTCTGCTTTATCATTTGCAGCATCTGCCTTCCGGAAATACGCAGGATTACAGGCCTGGTCTGGTTCATCGTATCGACAAAGACACTTCAGGGCTGCTGGTCGTAGCAAAAACTGAATTTGCCATGACTTATCTTGCACGACAGTTTTATGAGCATTCTATTGAAAGAAAATATATTGCACTTGTATGGGGAATTGTTGAAAAAGAGGAAGGAACTATCGCTGCTTCTCTTATCCGTGATCCGAAAGACAGAAGACGGGTAATAACCACCCATGAGCCTGAAAAAGGTAAATCTGCCATTACACATTACCGTGTCCTCGAACGTTTTGCGTATGTCACCTTGCTGGAATGCAGGCTGGAAACAGGGCGTACGCATCAGATACGCGCTCATCTTAAAAGCATCGGACACCCCTTGTTTAATGATGAAATGTACGGTGGAAGTGAAATTGTTTCAGGCCCATCCTTTTCAAAATACCAGCAGTTTGTTGCCAATTGCTTCAGGCTTATGCCCCGCCAGGCTTTACATGCTGCTACCCTCGGATTCCGGCATCCTGAAAGTGGACAAATGATACGTTTTGATTCTGAATTACCTGCTGATTTTCAGGCTGTTTTAGAAAAATGGAAGAAGTTTGGACAATGA